A stretch of Myroides oncorhynchi DNA encodes these proteins:
- a CDS encoding CusA/CzcA family heavy metal efflux RND transporter, protein MLDKIIHFSIRNKFIIGLFVLGLITLGTYSLINLPMDTQPDITNNQVQIITSSPTLATQEVEQFITYPIEQAIKPIPNITELRSISRFGLSVITVVFTEDTDIYWARAQISEKLKVAEEVIPKGVGTPELAPVSTGLGEIYQYVVYPKEGYEDKYNSMDLRTIQDWIIKPQLVGVKGVAEVNTLGGQLKQYEIAVKPDLLNSMNTSILEIFSALEANNENTGGAYIDKKPYAYFIRSVGMVKSIEDIERIVVKTNNGTPVLIRDVAEVRIGSSIRYGAVTKDGKGEDVSGMVMMLKDANTQEVVKAVKERMTQIEKSLPEGVAIEPFIDRTKLIDKTVSTIQTNLIEGALIVVFVLVLLLGNWRAGLIVASVIPLALLFAISMMKLFGVSGNLMSLGAIDFGLIVDGAVIIVEAIVHRLHIGKNRKLTQEEMNNEVYGAASKIRTSASFGEIIILIVYLPILALTGIEGKMFGPMAMTVSFAILGAFILSLTYVPMASALFLSKKAGKEKPNFSDKIIDKLYSWYKPLLEGAFKAKRVVLAIAFGLFAFALFVFGRMGGEFIPTLDEGDLATHVIISSGSSLSQEIETTTKAEKILKDRFPEVKMVISKIGSAEIPTDPMPMEAADMIVILKEKEEWTSAKTKEELIRLMEEALEEIPGVSTEFSQPIQMRFNELMTGVRSDVAIKVFGDDLDRLASIGVEINSLIANVPGVASTKLERVTGLPQISIKYDQDKLALYGLKISEISQVVRAGFAGETAGVVYEGEKRFDLVVRLNQDSRQDIDNLRNMFIPLANGQQIPLGQIANIDYEDGPQQISREDGKRRIVLGFNVRERDVKSVVGDIQTILDQKLDMPDGYFITYGGQFENLVEATNRLMIAVPVALMLIFVLLYFTFKSVKQSLMIFTAIPLSAIGGVAALWMRDMPFSISAGVGFIALFGVAVLNGIVLIGQFNQLKTEGMDLYERIIEGTKIRLRPVLLTAMVASLGFLPMALSTSAGAEVQKPLATVVIGGLISATILTLIVLPIIYYYEERGFRLGKQNKTIIASTLLLLIGLGAQAQEVRRLTLEDALQLSISNNKGIKAAELNTRAQKQMTNTSFDLAKTDISTGFGYLDTKEKKDITLSISQSFSPFTYGKKKQVLNKAYETAMLQQEGTIIVTEYAVKQAWENLLYALSKEVLLNEQADLLKDFSRSAKLRYQTGETTLMESNVASAKEQELRVMITQNKTIINNETSKLKALLNLEEDFIPSSPAIAYDKHDAEKVFDLNLNNTIQLAEKEIETIEANRKLEKANLLPDFSLGYNIKSDSGTYTGSNGLPTTYGKDLRVPSYTVGISIPLFFGSQKSKIKAMKYEVEQATFQKEYIHKQLEESVQQQFDIIKAQEKVIDYYQENALKNAALIKDHAKKSYNNGDISYVEYIQSVETALTIQMNYLDAILQYNLSHNTLHYLVNQ, encoded by the coding sequence CAGTATGTGGTATATCCTAAAGAAGGATATGAAGATAAATACAACAGTATGGATCTGCGTACAATACAAGATTGGATCATCAAACCACAGTTAGTTGGCGTTAAAGGAGTCGCTGAAGTAAACACATTAGGTGGACAACTTAAACAATATGAGATAGCGGTCAAACCTGATTTACTAAACAGTATGAATACCTCTATCCTAGAGATATTCTCAGCACTAGAAGCAAATAACGAAAATACAGGAGGTGCTTATATTGATAAGAAACCGTATGCCTACTTCATCCGAAGTGTAGGTATGGTCAAAAGCATCGAGGATATAGAACGCATCGTCGTGAAGACTAATAATGGTACTCCTGTACTTATCCGCGATGTAGCAGAAGTGCGTATCGGTAGCAGTATCCGCTATGGTGCTGTAACGAAAGATGGAAAGGGAGAAGATGTCAGCGGAATGGTGATGATGCTTAAAGATGCCAATACACAGGAAGTAGTAAAAGCGGTAAAAGAGCGTATGACCCAGATAGAGAAGTCTCTACCTGAGGGGGTAGCTATAGAACCGTTTATAGATAGAACTAAATTAATCGATAAAACGGTTAGCACTATACAGACTAACCTTATAGAAGGAGCCTTAATCGTAGTATTCGTTTTAGTACTATTATTAGGTAACTGGAGAGCAGGGCTTATCGTAGCCTCAGTGATTCCTCTTGCTCTGCTGTTTGCCATCTCTATGATGAAGTTATTTGGAGTTAGTGGTAACTTGATGAGTTTAGGAGCTATTGACTTTGGATTGATAGTCGATGGGGCTGTTATTATCGTAGAGGCTATCGTCCATCGCCTCCATATAGGGAAGAATAGAAAGTTGACCCAAGAAGAAATGAATAACGAGGTCTATGGCGCAGCTTCTAAGATTAGAACAAGTGCCTCTTTTGGAGAGATTATTATCCTTATCGTGTACTTACCTATCCTAGCGTTGACAGGGATAGAAGGTAAGATGTTTGGCCCGATGGCGATGACTGTATCATTCGCTATCCTAGGAGCATTTATTCTTTCATTAACCTATGTACCGATGGCTTCTGCCCTATTCTTATCTAAGAAAGCAGGTAAAGAGAAGCCTAACTTTAGTGATAAGATTATAGACAAATTATATAGCTGGTATAAACCATTATTAGAAGGTGCATTCAAAGCGAAGAGAGTTGTATTGGCTATTGCATTTGGGCTATTTGCCTTTGCTTTATTTGTCTTTGGACGTATGGGTGGAGAGTTCATCCCTACCCTAGATGAAGGAGACTTAGCGACTCACGTGATTATCTCTTCTGGTAGTTCACTATCACAAGAAATAGAGACAACTACTAAAGCCGAAAAGATATTAAAAGACCGCTTCCCTGAAGTGAAGATGGTTATCTCTAAGATAGGTAGTGCTGAGATTCCGACAGATCCTATGCCAATGGAAGCGGCGGATATGATCGTTATCTTAAAAGAAAAGGAGGAATGGACATCAGCTAAGACTAAAGAAGAACTAATCCGATTAATGGAAGAGGCTTTAGAAGAAATACCTGGCGTAAGTACAGAATTCTCTCAGCCTATCCAAATGCGTTTTAACGAGTTAATGACAGGAGTGAGAAGTGATGTAGCTATTAAAGTATTTGGAGACGACCTAGATCGTCTAGCGAGTATAGGGGTTGAGATCAATAGCCTTATCGCTAACGTACCTGGTGTAGCAAGTACTAAACTAGAACGTGTAACGGGATTACCTCAGATATCGATTAAGTATGATCAAGATAAGCTAGCCTTATATGGATTAAAGATATCAGAGATAAGCCAAGTTGTTAGAGCTGGGTTTGCAGGAGAAACGGCAGGCGTAGTCTATGAAGGAGAGAAGAGATTTGACTTAGTAGTACGTCTAAACCAAGACTCTAGACAAGATATAGATAACCTTAGAAATATGTTTATCCCATTAGCCAATGGACAACAGATACCACTAGGACAAATCGCTAATATAGATTATGAAGATGGTCCTCAACAGATCAGTAGAGAAGATGGTAAAAGACGTATCGTACTTGGCTTTAATGTTAGAGAAAGAGATGTAAAAAGCGTAGTCGGAGACATACAGACTATACTAGATCAAAAACTAGATATGCCTGATGGATACTTTATCACGTATGGTGGTCAATTCGAAAACTTAGTAGAGGCGACTAACAGACTTATGATAGCAGTACCAGTAGCCTTGATGCTAATATTTGTCTTATTATACTTCACATTTAAATCAGTCAAACAATCACTAATGATCTTTACTGCGATACCGCTATCTGCTATCGGTGGTGTAGCTGCGTTATGGATGAGAGATATGCCGTTTAGTATCTCTGCAGGAGTAGGATTTATAGCATTATTCGGTGTAGCTGTACTAAATGGTATCGTACTAATAGGACAGTTTAATCAACTAAAAACGGAAGGTATGGATTTATACGAAAGAATTATAGAGGGGACTAAGATACGTCTACGCCCTGTATTACTTACTGCTATGGTGGCTTCCTTAGGATTTTTACCGATGGCGCTGAGCACAAGTGCTGGTGCAGAAGTACAAAAACCGTTAGCAACAGTAGTAATCGGTGGATTAATATCTGCTACGATACTTACTTTAATTGTACTGCCTATTATCTATTACTATGAAGAAAGAGGTTTTAGATTAGGAAAGCAAAACAAGACAATCATCGCTTCTACGCTTTTATTGTTAATCGGACTAGGTGCACAAGCACAAGAAGTAAGAAGGTTGACATTAGAAGATGCGTTACAATTAAGTATTAGCAACAATAAAGGAATCAAGGCTGCAGAGTTAAACACAAGAGCCCAAAAACAAATGACCAATACAAGCTTTGACTTGGCTAAAACAGATATCTCAACAGGCTTTGGTTACTTAGACACGAAAGAGAAAAAAGATATAACACTATCTATCTCACAGTCTTTCTCTCCGTTTACTTACGGAAAGAAAAAACAAGTGCTAAATAAAGCATACGAAACAGCTATGTTACAACAAGAGGGAACTATTATCGTCACAGAGTATGCTGTCAAACAAGCTTGGGAAAACTTATTATATGCACTATCGAAAGAGGTGTTATTAAACGAGCAAGCTGATTTATTAAAAGACTTCTCTAGATCTGCTAAGTTGCGTTATCAGACAGGAGAAACTACGTTAATGGAAAGTAATGTAGCCTCTGCTAAAGAACAAGAACTAAGAGTGATGATTACACAGAATAAAACAATCATCAACAACGAAACATCTAAGCTAAAAGCATTGCTAAATTTAGAAGAAGACTTTATCCCTTCTAGCCCTGCGATAGCCTATGACAAGCACGATGCGGAAAAAGTGTTTGACCTAAACTTAAACAACACAATCCAATTAGCAGAGAAAGAAATAGAAACAATAGAGGCCAATAGAAAATTAGAGAAAGCTAACTTATTACCTGATTTCTCTTTGGGATATAATATAAAATCTGACTCAGGTACCTATACAGGAAGTAATGGCTTACCTACTACTTATGGCAAGGATCTACGCGTACCAAGCTACACAGTGGGTATCTCAATACCCCTCTTCTTTGGAAGTCAAAAATCAAAGATCAAAGCGATGAAATATGAAGTAGAACAAGCTACATTCCAAAAAGAATATATACATAAACAGTTAGAAGAAAGTGTACAACAGCAATTCGATATTATTAAAGCACAAGAGAAAGTAATCGATTACTATCAAGAGAATGCTTTAAAGAATGCTGCTCTTATCAAAGATCACGCAAAGAAATCATATAATAATGGGGATATCTCTTATGTAGAATATATTCAATCTGTAGAGACAGCACTAACTATTCAAATGAACTACTTAGACGCTATCCTACAGTACAACTTAAGTCACAATACCCTACATTATTTAGTAAACCAATAA
- a CDS encoding efflux RND transporter periplasmic adaptor subunit has translation MKKSIIFISIASSILLFSCKKEEDIKENTVPSTEQKEESNEESGTKEVELNQAQYTASKIQLGQITQKNLSDVIRINGNTELPAQSQADVSSFLSGTITNINVNLGDYVKKGQTLAIIDSPEYIQLQEEYTISKNTLEYLELEFKRQQTLRAENVNSEKTFQKTKSELNIERARYQSLSNRLSLVTSSKGAKSLRIVSPITGNIATIPVKIGTNIMAGQSLFTIVDNSQIHLDLMVYEKDLPYVKVGQKVSFNFTNINKSEVTATIFSIGKSFEPGTKTVIAHANIENVPETLIPGLYVNALVHVGEKTVDALPNEAIVKADGREFIFVLEDAHEEEGGTSYHFQRIEVKTGVSELGYSQVSVLQEMPKDAQVVLSGAYYIQSHLIKSEGGGGHDH, from the coding sequence ATGAAAAAGTCAATTATATTTATCTCAATAGCATCTAGTATCTTACTGTTTAGTTGTAAAAAAGAAGAAGATATTAAAGAGAATACAGTACCCTCTACAGAACAAAAAGAAGAATCTAATGAAGAATCTGGGACTAAAGAAGTAGAACTTAATCAAGCACAATACACTGCTTCTAAAATACAATTAGGACAAATAACTCAAAAAAATCTAAGCGATGTCATCCGCATCAATGGTAATACAGAACTACCTGCCCAGAGTCAAGCAGATGTATCTTCATTCTTAAGCGGTACAATCACGAACATCAATGTGAACTTAGGTGATTATGTAAAGAAAGGACAGACATTAGCGATAATAGATAGCCCTGAATATATCCAGCTACAAGAGGAATATACCATCTCTAAAAACACTTTAGAATACCTAGAGCTTGAGTTTAAACGTCAACAGACTTTAAGAGCCGAAAACGTAAACTCTGAAAAAACGTTCCAAAAGACGAAGTCAGAGCTAAACATAGAACGCGCAAGATATCAGTCTCTAAGCAATAGATTAAGCCTAGTCACAAGTTCTAAAGGAGCTAAATCACTGAGAATAGTGTCTCCCATAACAGGTAATATCGCTACCATTCCTGTGAAGATAGGAACTAACATTATGGCAGGACAATCGCTGTTCACTATAGTAGACAACTCTCAGATACACTTAGACCTAATGGTCTATGAGAAAGATTTACCTTATGTAAAAGTAGGTCAAAAGGTATCTTTTAACTTTACGAATATCAATAAATCTGAGGTAACAGCTACGATATTTAGCATTGGTAAATCATTTGAACCTGGTACAAAAACAGTAATTGCTCACGCTAATATAGAGAATGTGCCTGAGACGTTAATACCTGGTCTTTATGTCAATGCGCTAGTTCACGTTGGCGAAAAGACAGTAGATGCCTTGCCTAATGAAGCTATCGTTAAAGCTGATGGACGTGAGTTTATCTTCGTATTAGAAGATGCACACGAAGAAGAAGGTGGTACATCATACCACTTCCAAAGGATAGAAGTAAAAACAGGTGTATCTGAACTAGGATATTCTCAAGTATCTGTACTACAAGAAATGCCAAAAGACGCACAAGTAGTATTATCAGGTGCATACTACATACAGAGTCATTTAATCAAAAGTGAAGGTGGCGGAGGTCACGATCACTAG